One Mercenaria mercenaria strain notata chromosome 12, MADL_Memer_1, whole genome shotgun sequence DNA segment encodes these proteins:
- the LOC123533899 gene encoding uncharacterized protein LOC123533899, translated as MRDSGETITENTRAPPPFKLEREVTLMPNEFRERMSARHKSRKSSAARSEIKVSHSSKPATGKLRYSTENSYMSNNTQDFDASPSSRKETNHVKTVKIPKEQQESMLSPNDSFLNDDNNNQGELKSTSCHIALTGDIKFMLDNAYANYESEGGFTVKTPPQNMQIKDLMIPLDEWNNKDTVQEKKYTVLPSIKHKTSNSSSDDTESVANSNRTSSGFSFNNQLDFFRDRIEQDADFFADFRVNTSKVKATPRQDPLPPIKHGTKESKSSRTSAHKTSKVSNKIFSDRSEKNGHLL; from the coding sequence ATGCGGGACAGTGGAGAAACAATAACCGAGAACACCAGAGCACCACCTCCATTCAAACTGGAAAGGGAGGTCACTCTGATGCCCAATGAGTTTAGGGAACGAATGTCCGCAAGACATAAGAGCCGTAAGTCAAGCGCAGCTAGGTCGGAAATAAAAGTAAGCCATTCTTCTAAACCAGCCACTGGAAAACTAAGATATTCAACAGAGAACTCCTACATGTCAAACAATACGCAGGATTTCGATGCAAGTCCTTCTTCTCGCAAAGAAACTAACCATgttaaaacagtgaaaattcCTAAAGAGCAACAAGAAAGTATGTTGTCTCCGAATGACAGTTTTTTAAATGACGACAACAACAACCAAGGAGAATTAAAAAGCACTTCTTGTCATATTGCTCTAACTGGTGACATTAAATTTATGTTAGATAATGCATATGCAAATTATGAATCTGAGGGAGGATTCACTGTTAAAACTCCTCCTCAGAATATGCAAATTAAGGATCTAATGATCCCACTGGATGAATGGAATAACAAAGAcacagttcaagaaaagaaataCACTGTGTTGCCCTCTATCAAACATAAAACGTCCAACTCAAGTTCCGACGATACTGAAAGTGTCGCTAATTCAAACAGAACCTCTTCTGGATTTTCGTTTAATAATCAGCTGGATTTTTTTAGGGATAGAATAGAACAAGATGCTGATTTCTTTGCTGATTTTAGGGTTAATACAAGTAAGGTGAAAGCTACTCCGCGTCAGGACCCCCTACCACCAATAAAGCATGGTACGAAGGAAAGTAAATCTTCCAGAACAAGTGCTCACAAAACATCAAAGGTGTCCAATAAAATCTTTTCTGACAGAAGTGAAAAGAATGGACATCTTTTGTGA